Part of the Streptomyces sp. f51 genome is shown below.
TTCCGCGACCGGGGCTGACGATTCGCGGGCCCGTGGGCTGAAACCTTCCGCAGCTGGGGGCTGAGACCTTCTGCGGCCGGGGGCTGAAGCCCTCCGCGGCCGGGGGCTGAAGCCTTCCGCGGCCGGGGCTGGAAGGTGGACCGGGCACCACGACGCACCGCACCCGCAGCCGGGATCCGGGCGCGAGGGGCCGTGCCGGTACATCGATGCCCGTCGCCACCGACGGTCACTCCTCACCCAACGGCGACGGGCTGATGCACCGGCACGGCCCCGACCCACCCACCCACCTGCCTACCGCCCCGGACGCGGAGGACGCTGCACCCGGGGAGCCGGCCCCGGAGCGGCAGCGCCCGGCACGCCCCCGCCCGGAGGCGCGGACCGGCGCCCGGACTGAAGTCGGGCCGCGTTCGCCACGGGATTGGCCGGTGCCGTCGCGCCCGCCACCGCCGGCCTCCCCCAGCTCTCCGGAACGGACGCGTGCCGCTCCACCGTCCCCCGCACCCGAGCCTCCGCGAGCAACGCCGTCTGCTGCGCCACGGGAGCGAACCCCGGAGCCGCGTTGCCGCTCTGGGAGGGCACCTGCCGGACGGCCATCGCGGTCAGGGCGGCCTGGGTGTCCCGGGGAAAGACGTCCCGGGGCAGCAACTGCGACGCCGCACCGGTCACCTCGACCCGGTGCTGCCCACCCCCCGCCTCGAACGTCACGCCGTACCCGAGGTACTGCCGGTCCCGGTCGAACATCAAGTCACCCCGCACCCGCCCACCCCCGGCCCGCGTCCGCTCGCTCAGCTCCCGGAGAGCCTCCGGCATCGGCGCGGTCCGCCCGAGGCTCGCCACATACGCCTCCGCCTCCACGCTCCCCTCCCGGAACCGAGCCCTGCCGTCCGGCCCGGTGGACATCCGCACGGCACCGACCCGGTTGCCGGGAGCGATGTCGATGGTGAGGCGGCCGTCCCCGCCGTACTCGCTCACGAACCGCTCCCGCAGCGCCGTGAACTGCACCTGGTTCTCCAGCGCGGGAGGCAGGTTCGGCCCGTAGACGGTGACCCGCGCCTCGGGGTCGGCCTCCAGGATGATCTCGGCGTTCGCCACCCCCGTACCGCCGGCGCCCGCGACCAGCCACGTCTTCGGGGCATCCGCCGCGCCCGCGGCACGCGCGTCGAAGCGGCCCTCGGCGATCTCGTCCCCGATGAAGACACGCCCGGGCGCGGCGGCCCGCGCCCGCTCCCACAGGGCGGTCGCGTCCAGCGTCTGGAGCGCGGCCCGCGCCCCGCCGTCCGAGCGCAGCGTGTCGAGGACCCCTTCCTCCCGCAGCACCTGGAGCGCCCGCTCCGCGCCGACCTCCCCGGTCAGCCGGTCGTGCGCCGGTGAATCGGCGGGCAGCCGCCCCCGTACGGCGTCGAGCGCCTCCGGCAGGTTCACCGCGTCCCAGCGGTCGACGCCGGGCACCATCTCCGGCGGCAGCCCGGTGGCCACGGTCGGCGTGCCCTCGACCTTCACATAGAGCTCGGGAGAGCCGTCGGCGGGCCGGATGTGGGCGTAGAGACGGCCGTCAGGACCCGGCACCAGGGCTGCGGTCCCGTCGACGAGCGGTCCGCGCACGGCGAGCTGGTCCTCCCACAGGCGGACCGCGTCGCGCGGTACCCGCGAGGTCGGGTCGGCGAACTGGTGGGCGTCGCCGAGCCCGCTGGCCCGCATGTCCCGCGTCTGGTCGGGGGACTGGACGATGCCCTCGCCCGGGTCCAGATGCCAGCGGCCGCGTGCGTCGACGAGCAGGGCTCCGGGGTCGCGTCCGACGAGGCTGGCCCCGCCGCCGACGACGACCTGACGGGTGGGCCACTCGCCGGTCGCCGCGATCTCCGCGCGCAGCTCGTCCAGGGTGGCGGCTCCGGCCCGGGTGCGCTCGTCGGCCGCGCGGGCCGCCGCGGCGGCGAGCTCCTCGCGGGGGACGGGGGAACCGTCGGGCCGCAGCCCCGGCAGGGGCGGGGCCGCGACGGACGCGCCGAGAGGCCGGGCGTGCTCGGCCCGCGACCGGAACGCGTACAGCTCGGCCGCATCGGCCGCGCCCAACCGCTCGACGGGGACGGCCAGTTCGCGCAGAGCGCCGACCGCCATCGGCGTCAGATGGGGGTCGGCGAGGTCACGGCGGACCTCGGCGGCCTGGAGCTCCGCCGCGCGCTGGTCCGCATCGGCCGGAGCCTGCGGACGCAACCCCATGTGATCGATGAGCGCCGACAACTCGCCTCTGGCTTCGGCGCGTTGGGAGGCGTCAAGGGTGGCGTCGTTCATCAGGGCGGCCAGGTGGTTCAGTTCGCCGATCCGGCCGAGGTCCTCCTCGGTGAGGCCAAGGCGCCGCTCCGCGTTCCCGAGCCCGCCGCGGGACAGCAGGTCACCGCGGTTCGGGGCGACGCCCGCGACCTCGGGGTCACCGGCGGCGGCACGGGTGGCCCGGTCCCGCACCGCGAGCAGTTCGCCGACCTCGTGGCTCAGCGCCCGGCCCACCTGGCGCGGGTCCATCCGGTCGGAGAGCTGGACGACGTGCTGGTCGGAGGTGGTGTTGACGTGGGTCCGCGCGACCGTCCCCGAGGGGAGCGGTACGGCGTCCAGCCGCAGGGTGAGGTTCCGGCCCCGGTCGTCGGTGAGCGCGAAGAAGCGGTCGCCCGCGGCACCGGACCGCAGCTCGACGGAGCCGAGCCGCTGCCCGTACAGGCTCCGCACCACCATCGGCAGCGTGCTCTCCGCCTGGGCGACGACGGCAGCCTGCCGGCCGGGCTCCGGCGCGGCGCCGGTGCCCGAGACGAAACGGCTGCCCGCGACGTCGGTCGCGGTGATCACGACGGGCTCCGCGCGCGGTCCCGCACCCGGGCCGGAAGGGCCGGGACGCGCGTCCCTCCGGACCTCGGGCCGGTCGGAACGGCCGGCGTTCCCGCGGTCGAGCGGTTCCTGCTCCACTGGCGCTTTCCCCCTTGAACGGCCTCGTGGCACGTAAGATCTCGGCATGCTGATCGCCCGTTCGACGCAGGAAGCACACCTCTACATGGACCTGCACGCGTGCGCGTGCGGGGTGGAGAGCTTCGAGCGCGAGCACCGTCTCGACGAGCGTGACGGTGTCCTGGTCGCGGTGTACGAGGGTGTCTGCCCCCAGTGCGGCCGCGCCCGCTCGTTCGCGTTCCGGCTCACCGACGAACTCCCGCCCGCGCCACCGGCGTTCGGCGGATCCGAGCCCTCGCGGATCATTGACCCCGGGGAGTTCCTGTGGGTCGCCGACCAGGTGGCCACGGACACCGGGCTGAGGCTGCTGCACACACCGCCCGCCGGGCGCCACGAGCAGCGCGAGGGCTCCGCGTTCGCGCTCGCCGCGGTCGAGGAAGTCCTCAAGTTCCTTCCGCGGGACGCCGATCGCGTCCCCGAGGAGCTGTTCACCTCGGAGCGCGGCCGCGCGATGTACGACAGGACCCCGCACCGCTTCGAGCGGACCGCGCTCCTCGAGAACATCGCCCGCAAGCGCCGCATCCTCGACAGCCTCGACTAGGTCGGCCCCCGGCCGGGGGCATAGCCCCACCCCGGCTCCCGAGCTCCCCGCACCCGCGGGGCTCCCCGCACTCACGGCGTTCGCGGGGCCCGGGGGACCACGCGCGGTACGCCTGCGGCCGCCGGGGACGCGGCGCCCGGTGTCCGCCCGGCCGCCGGGACGGCGCTCCCGCCACCGGACCGCAGCCGGGCCGCGGTGGCGACCCGAACAGTGGCATCGCCCACCCGAAACCCGCCCGGCACACCACCCCCCGGCACCACCGCGCCCGGCACACCACCCCCCGACACCACCCCGCCCGGCACGCCACCCCCCGGCGCCACCCCGCCCGGGACACCGCCCCCTGGAACCGCACCAACCGGCACACCGCCCCCCGACCCCACCCCGACCGACACACCAAGCCCCGACACAGGGGCCACCCCCGGAGCCGCACCCAGAGCCGCCCCCGTTCCCCGGCCGCCGGGGAACACCCCCCGCTCCGAGGTGATCAGCGCGGTGGCCAGTCCCCCTTCGACCAGCTTCTCCGCGTTCTCGCGGCCGACGGAGAACCCGCGCCCCGAGGTGCTGCGCGCGTACAGGTCCTCGATCATGACCTCGGGGGCCATGCGCCCGCCGTACCGGTCACGGCCCGCGTCGAACTCGGTGCGGCCGTGCTGCCAGCGGGCCGCGTTCTGCGCGAGGCACTGCTCGACGGGGACCTCGACCGAGAGCAGGACGCGCCGGTCGTAGCCGTCGGCGCGCAGATCGCCGAGGAGCTTCTCGTTCCAGCGTTGGTCGCGCAGGGTCGCGTCGTAGAGGAGGTTGTAGCCCTCGCCGCGTGCCCACTGCTCGAAGACATCCTGGAGGAAGGCCGACTCGCGGTGCGTGAGCGAAGCCGTCTCGGACGGCGCGAGCGGTCGCCCGTCGGACAACGCGCCTGCGTGGTGCGGCAGATGGGGCGAGCCGCCGTGCTCGAAGATCGCGACCTTGAACTGGTCGGGGTCCAGGACCACGTAGTCGCGGACGTCGATGCCGTGTGCCCGTTCCAGGGCCCGGCCCAGTTCGTCGTCGCGCCCCTGCCACTCGCCGAGCCCGCGCAGCGCGCCGCCCTTCCCGGCCCCCGGCGCCCCGGCGGTGAGCAGAGCGGCATGGCCGTCGCGGGGCATGCCCGTGCAGCGCGCCGTGAACTCCTCCAGGATCGCGGAGTGCATCCGCTCCCGGTCCGGCGTCCACAGCGCGCCGCGCCTGAACCGTCCGAACGTGTCGGCGCCGCCCGGGGCGAGGTCGCCGCCGGGTGACATCCGGGTCTGCAACTCCCGGTACAGCGCGCGGTATTCGGGTCTGAGCCCCGCCTCCGGCCTCTCGCCCGTGGTCATGGCCGCCGCTCGGCCCCGTCCGGCGGGCCGTCCGGCCGGCCGTCGATCCTGCGCTGGATCTCCTCCACGTCCTCGCGGGTCACCTGCCCGAGCAGCCGTGCCGCGGCGAGCACGGACAGCGTGTTGTCCTGGTGGGTGGGCTCGGGGTGCCCCTCGTCCCGTGCCTCCTCGGTCTCGAAGGGCCAGGCGGCGACGGTCGCGATCATCCGCTCACGTTCCACGAATCCGGCCGCGTAGAGGCCGAGGTAGGCGCGGAGCGAGGGGGCCGAGCCGGCGGCGGACGCGCCGGGTGCGGGGGTGTCGTTCATGGGCGGAGTGTTCCTCCTTCACCAGAGACTGGTCTCGTACGGATCCGGGTCGGGGCCTTGCCGGGACGCGGCGACGGCGTCCTCGTACGACTCGACCGCGGGTGGTGTCTTCGGGCGGTGGCTGTCGCCCTTGCAGCCCGCGAACGGACCACTGGGCGAACGTAGTTCGGACAGTACGGCCCCGAGGTGGTCCCGGTGCCAGACGGCGGGCCCCGACGCGCCCGCCGCCGGGTCGGTGTGCTCCTGCCAGGCCAGCCACAGCCCGTGCAGCCTCGCGACCGCCTCCGGGTGTTCCCACCAGCGAGGGCACCAGGGCTGCTGCGAGGTGACCTCCCGGCCGTAGACGGGCAGGAGCAGGTCACCCACCCAGACGGCCAGCCGGCTCATCTCCTCGGCGTACTCGGGTCCGTCGAGGCAGAGGATGAACGGCGGTGCGTCGGAGTGCTGCTGACCGGAGTCGACGGTCGTCATCGGCTGGTGATCCTCTCTGTCGCGCGGGCGGTGATGGCCTTCACCTCGGCCTGCGCCGCGCTCGCGACGCGGTCGGCGCCCGGTTCGGCGTACCAGGGGCGCAGCCGGACCAGGGCGGGCCTGATGCCGGTGGCCAGGAGCAGCGCGGTGCCCTTGGGCAGGGCGCGGATGCGGTCGGCGGGCAGGATGCGCTCCAGGCGGTACGAGGTCGACCGGGACCGTCCTTCCCTGCCCTTGGACCAGCTGACCGTCGACACCTCGTACTCGCCGACCAGCCGGGAGATCTTCTCCACGAAGTCGGCGTCGTCCAGTCCCGCGCCGAGCAGTTTGATGGTCGCGGCCGACCAGAGCGCGTCCATGCCCGCCTCGCCCCAGACCCGCGAGCCCTGCCGGTAACTCTGGAGCAGCGTCACGATGTTGATGCCCCGTGAGCCGAAGTGCGAGTACAGGTCGGGGAGATCGGAGATCCGGCAGACGTTCGCCGCCTCGTCGAGCACCGCCGTCATCGGCGGTTCGAGGCGTCCGCCCATCCGTTCGGCGGCGACGACTCCCGCACGCAGTACGGAGTCCGCGGCGGCGGCGACGACACCGGCCGCCGAGCCGCCGCCGTCCTTGGAGAGCAGATAGAGCGTGTCGCGGGACAGGACGTGCCGGTCGGGGAAGAACTGGGGCAGCGCGGGATCCGGGGTCACCCAGGCGGCGATCCCCGGGTCCAGGAGGCAGGCCACGCACTGGCGGCTGGTCTCGTAGATGCCGTCCCGCGTCTCCACCGCGCCCTGCACCGTGCCGTTCAGCTGCTCCGCGAGCGCCGTCATGCCCGCGTCGCGCAGCAGGTCGACGGGGGTGCGGTCGGCCGGGTCGGCCAGCCAGGCGAGGACCTCGCCGATGGGCCGGCCGCCGCGCTGGGCCGCGTGGAACAGGGCGGTGAGCGTGTTCTGGGCGGCCGAGATCCAGAAGTCGCGGCGGGAGGCGTCGTCGTTGACCGCGCCGACGAAGTGCCCGGCCAGCCGGCGGGCGCCCTCGATCGTGGCCGCCTCCGCGAGCATGTCCCACCACAGGCCGCGCGGGGTGTGGGCGATGCCCTGCGGGTCGAACGTCCAGACCCGGCCCACCCGTTCGCGTTCCGCCCGGGTCACGCTGTACACGTCCGCCTTGTTCGAGGTCAGCAGCACGCTGCCGCGGGCCCGCAGGACGCGCGGGACCGCGATGCCGGTGGACTTGCCCGCGCGGGGCGCCATCAGGTCGAGCTCGACGTCCTCGTAGCTGGAGCGCAGTTCCGGGCCCCGGGGTTCCAGGTCGCCGATCAGGTTCCCGGTGTCGTCCGCGGTGACCTTTCCCTGCTTGGCCAGCCCCGGCCGGAGCTCACGGGCCCGCCGGGCGGCGCCCTTGGGCAGCAGGGCGGCCAGTTCCTTGCGGCCCGCGAGACCGGTGGGCGCGGTCAGCGGGCGTCGTACGAGCACGGTCAGGACGGTGATCACCGCCACGACCGTGCCGAAGACGGTGGCCATGCCCGCGGTGAGCGCCGTCGGTGACGCCGTCGGCCACAGGGGGCCGGGGCCCTCCTTCACCAGGGTCGAGAGGGTGGACAGGGCGAAGGGGGGCGGGTGCCAGCCCGCGCCGGTCACCGCCGCGCCCAGGGTTCCGCCCAGCCAGGCGCCGAAGAACGCGGTGCCGACGAGGAACGCGGTCCCCGGCACGATCCAGGGGAGGAGGTCCTCCCCTGCTCCGGGTCCCGTCCTGCGTGTGCTGCTCATCTCTGCTCCCCCCGTTGGATTTCTTTCGCCCCCGCCGCCCCTGCCCGTCCCGTCCCGGGGTGGTGCCCCCGGACCCCCCGCCCCCGCCGCGCTCCGCGCGGGTCCTCAAACGCCGGACGGGCTGGAAATTCGGCCCTCGTCCTCAGACGTTGGACGGGCCAGAACTTCCCCCGGACGGGCCGGAAGCCTTGTACAGGGACGGTTTGTTCGCCTCCGACCAGCGGGTGTTCGTGTTGTGCAGGGCCCGTTCGGTGTCCGTGATGGACACCTTGATCGGGATGCCGGGACGGCCGCCCACCTTGATCAGGAAGCGTCCGCGTCCGGGCGGCTCCTCGTTGCCGCCGGTGCTGGCCCAGCCGGGCGGGGACGACCAGGACGACACGAGTTCGATCTCGCGCTCGGACATGCCGACGATCTCGCCGAGTTCCCGCATCTCCGAGCGCGGGAGCCCGGCGCAGACGACCATGCCCGCCCGCTCCACGAAGCCCCGCGCCTTCGCGCGGTCGGACTCGCTGCCGAGGGCCTCGGCGTCCTTCAGCGTGTGAGTGATCTTCGCGTCGCCGAGGCCGAGCGACCGGTTCAGACGGGTCAGCGCGTCGATCCGCTCC
Proteins encoded:
- a CDS encoding DUF4913 domain-containing protein: MTTVDSGQQHSDAPPFILCLDGPEYAEEMSRLAVWVGDLLLPVYGREVTSQQPWCPRWWEHPEAVARLHGLWLAWQEHTDPAAGASGPAVWHRDHLGAVLSELRSPSGPFAGCKGDSHRPKTPPAVESYEDAVAASRQGPDPDPYETSLW
- a CDS encoding zeta toxin family protein; its protein translation is MTTGERPEAGLRPEYRALYRELQTRMSPGGDLAPGGADTFGRFRRGALWTPDRERMHSAILEEFTARCTGMPRDGHAALLTAGAPGAGKGGALRGLGEWQGRDDELGRALERAHGIDVRDYVVLDPDQFKVAIFEHGGSPHLPHHAGALSDGRPLAPSETASLTHRESAFLQDVFEQWARGEGYNLLYDATLRDQRWNEKLLGDLRADGYDRRVLLSVEVPVEQCLAQNAARWQHGRTEFDAGRDRYGGRMAPEVMIEDLYARSTSGRGFSVGRENAEKLVEGGLATALITSERGVFPGGRGTGAALGAAPGVAPVSGLGVSVGVGSGGGVPVGAVPGGGVPGGVAPGGGVPGGVVSGGGVPGAVVPGGGVPGGFRVGDATVRVATAARLRSGGGSAVPAAGRTPGAASPAAAGVPRVVPRAPRTP
- a CDS encoding TraM recognition domain-containing protein, giving the protein MSSTRRTGPGAGEDLLPWIVPGTAFLVGTAFFGAWLGGTLGAAVTGAGWHPPPFALSTLSTLVKEGPGPLWPTASPTALTAGMATVFGTVVAVITVLTVLVRRPLTAPTGLAGRKELAALLPKGAARRARELRPGLAKQGKVTADDTGNLIGDLEPRGPELRSSYEDVELDLMAPRAGKSTGIAVPRVLRARGSVLLTSNKADVYSVTRAERERVGRVWTFDPQGIAHTPRGLWWDMLAEAATIEGARRLAGHFVGAVNDDASRRDFWISAAQNTLTALFHAAQRGGRPIGEVLAWLADPADRTPVDLLRDAGMTALAEQLNGTVQGAVETRDGIYETSRQCVACLLDPGIAAWVTPDPALPQFFPDRHVLSRDTLYLLSKDGGGSAAGVVAAAADSVLRAGVVAAERMGGRLEPPMTAVLDEAANVCRISDLPDLYSHFGSRGINIVTLLQSYRQGSRVWGEAGMDALWSAATIKLLGAGLDDADFVEKISRLVGEYEVSTVSWSKGREGRSRSTSYRLERILPADRIRALPKGTALLLATGIRPALVRLRPWYAEPGADRVASAAQAEVKAITARATERITSR